The DNA window CTTCTTCATCATGCGCTCCATCGACAGCCAGCTCGACTTTGACTTAGACCTTGCGAAATCGCAGTCGAACGAAAACCCTGTCTACTATATCCAGTACGCACACGCGCGTATCGCCAGCATCTTCCGTCAGGCAGACGAAGCAGGCATCGCTCGTCCGACGGCTGATACCGTCCTCTCCGTACTCAAAGAAGAAGCAGAGATCGACCTCATCAAAAAGATCGGCGAATATCCCGAAGAAGTACAACAGGCGGCAAAAGAACGCGCGCCGCATGCCATCGCACGCTATGCGCATGAGCTCGCAGGTCTTTTCCATACGTTCTACAACCAATGCCGTATCGTCGGCGTAGATGCTGAACTCTCCGAGGCAAGACTTGCGCTCGTCACGGCAGTACAGCAGACCATCCGCCATGCACTCACCATGCTCGGCGTATCGGCTCCCGACAAAATGTAACAACAAGCGTATCCGACGCAAAAATCGGCGAAAACGTGCAGGATTTTGCGAGATAGGATAGAATCATAATAAGATAAACGTAAACGACTTTGCATACGCAAAGCACGGAAATAGAACATAACGATCGATACATAAGGACAGAAAGCAGGAGGAATTGTTTCCATGGCAAAATACGTATTTGTAACAGGCGGTGTTGTTTCTTCTCTCGGTAAAGGCATCACGGCCGCATCGCTTGGCAGACTGCTCAAAAATCGCGGACTCAAAGTAACGGTTCAGAAATTCGACCCGTACATCAATATCGACCCGGGTACGATGAGCCCGTATCAGCACGGTGAAGTATTCGTAACGGACGACGGCGCAGAAACTGACCTCGACCTCGGCCACTATGAACGTTTCATTGATATCAACCTTTCCAAAAACTCGAACGTAACGACAGGCAAGATCTACTGGTCCGTTATCAGCAAGGAACGCCGCGGTGACTATCTCGGTCGTACGGTACAGGTCATTCCGCATATCACGAATGCGATCAAAGAAAAAGTATATAGCGTCGGCGAAGACGTTGACGTCGTTATCACAGAGATCGGCGGTACGGTCGGCGATATCGAAAGCCTCCCGTTCCTCGAAGCGATCCGTCAGGTCAAAAAAGAAGTCGGCAAAAACAACTGCCTCTACATTCACGTAACGCTCGTTCCGTACATCTCGGCAGCAGGTGAGCTCAAAACGAAACCGACCCAACACAGCGTAAAAGAATTGCGCAGCATCGGTATCCACCCCGACATTATCGTATGTCGTGCGGAAAAAGAGATCTCCGACGAAATGAAAGAAAAACTCGCTCTCTTCTGCGACGTTGATGCGAACGCTATCATCCAGAACAAAACAGCTTCCACCATCTATCAAGTACCGCTCCTTTTGAAAGACGAAGGCTTCGACAAGATCGCGCTCGAAAAACTCGCTCTTCCGGTAACGGACGTTGATATGACCGACTGGGAAAACATGGTACAGAAGCTTCTCAACCCGACGAAACGCGTAAAAATCGCGATGGTCGGTAAATACGTAGCACTCCATGATGCGTACCTCTCCGTATCGGAAGGTCTTCATCATGCAGGTATCGTACACGATACGGCGATCGACATCGAA is part of the Selenomonadales bacterium genome and encodes:
- a CDS encoding CTP synthase, coding for MAKYVFVTGGVVSSLGKGITAASLGRLLKNRGLKVTVQKFDPYINIDPGTMSPYQHGEVFVTDDGAETDLDLGHYERFIDINLSKNSNVTTGKIYWSVISKERRGDYLGRTVQVIPHITNAIKEKVYSVGEDVDVVITEIGGTVGDIESLPFLEAIRQVKKEVGKNNCLYIHVTLVPYISAAGELKTKPTQHSVKELRSIGIHPDIIVCRAEKEISDEMKEKLALFCDVDANAIIQNKTASTIYQVPLLLKDEGFDKIALEKLALPVTDVDMTDWENMVQKLLNPTKRVKIAMVGKYVALHDAYLSVSEGLHHAGIVHDTAIDIEWIDSEEIESLDSLDGVFEGVQGILVPGGFGDRGVEGKIRAIQYARENKIPFFGLCLGMQCAVIEYARNVAGFEGAHSSEFDENTQYPVIDLMEEQVDVTEKGGTMRLGVYPCKVMEGTRTHAAYGADMVDERHRHRFEFNNKYLKALTDAGLIIGGTSPSGSLVEIVEVPDHPWFVATQFHPEFKSRPTNPHPLFSAFVEASLKIER